One stretch of Natronobacterium gregoryi SP2 DNA includes these proteins:
- a CDS encoding helix-turn-helix domain-containing protein, protein MREFVFALEYEPGTNPVADVLAAYPDASIRSLSCHVTKDSLWRVDHAEGADEALEKLEYAYEHADFFADCLVKDDCGADCDVQVIDRSNGALVVYTYWDRTDVCTSVPHVALEELGEGLLFETYREGRRYRWRIVLGNGAPIHDFFDALGDEVGDCTGMEMLRLTELDPDRTAPNVEGTLPDEQREALHAAVDHGYYETPRQIDLSELAEELDIPRSTLSYRLRRAEAELATAFAATDDSLEQLARL, encoded by the coding sequence ATGAGAGAATTCGTCTTCGCCCTCGAGTACGAACCCGGAACGAACCCGGTCGCGGACGTGCTCGCCGCCTATCCCGACGCGTCGATCCGATCGCTGTCGTGTCACGTCACAAAAGATAGCCTCTGGCGCGTCGATCACGCAGAGGGGGCAGACGAGGCCCTCGAGAAACTCGAGTACGCCTACGAGCACGCCGACTTCTTCGCGGATTGTCTCGTCAAAGACGACTGCGGTGCCGACTGCGACGTCCAAGTGATCGATCGGTCGAACGGGGCGCTCGTGGTCTACACCTACTGGGATCGGACCGATGTCTGTACGTCGGTTCCCCACGTTGCACTCGAGGAACTCGGCGAGGGACTGCTGTTCGAAACCTATCGCGAGGGACGCCGCTATCGGTGGCGGATCGTGCTCGGCAACGGAGCACCGATCCACGACTTCTTCGACGCGCTGGGCGACGAAGTCGGCGACTGTACCGGAATGGAGATGCTTCGGTTGACGGAGCTCGATCCCGATCGGACTGCTCCGAACGTCGAGGGGACACTCCCCGACGAACAACGCGAAGCACTGCACGCGGCGGTCGACCACGGCTACTACGAGACGCCACGGCAGATCGATCTCTCGGAACTGGCCGAAGAACTCGACATTCCACGGTCGACGCTTTCCTACCGACTTCGGCGTGCCGAGGCCGAACTCGCGACAGCCTTCGCTGCGACAGACGATTCACTCGAGCAACTGGCACGGCTCTAG
- a CDS encoding L-aspartate oxidase, with protein MSPPSSGTDRSRELGRPSDTRAAGVAERFDDASGPVDDLEYGVVTPPVLVIGAGAAGARVAIELAESGVDPLVIGKRDHGDAHTTWAAGGVNAALGSLDEADDWTIHAADTLNEGHHLNDPEAVELTAREMPARIRELDEWGMDLDRTADGKINQRYFGAQSYRRTCFVGDRTGEAMLETLIDRAQELEVPYRENVMITRLLSDGERVSGAVGFDVESGRGLVFRSNHVVLAAGGFSAVYERHSSRDDENNGDAQALALEAGASLLDLEFVQFHPTGMVGERYGEEWDGRLVTEAVRGEGGRLYNAEGERFMERYSPDQMELDARDVVARAIGREIEDGRGTEYGGVYLDISHRDGDYVRERLPRMVERFESLGVDITEEPIEVAPTAHYTMGGVDVDFRTGETGVDGLYAVGETVAGVHGANRLGGNSLAETVAIGKLVGEHVADALEAGDTDPELTDDQRAVTEREFQALESLADADGDVAPRTLLAALRELMWDHAGILRDEDELRDGLERLAALRERTADLGVAGDRTSKSFEYAVDLSFSLTVAETMLQMALERTESRGAHHRTDYPETDKEWRTNLVVSAEDGELAIRRRGVGEPSRSVQEALEEGYELDYHHLE; from the coding sequence ATGTCACCACCATCGTCTGGGACGGACCGGTCGCGTGAACTGGGACGGCCGAGCGACACTCGAGCCGCCGGGGTCGCCGAGAGGTTCGACGACGCGAGCGGTCCAGTCGACGACCTCGAGTACGGCGTCGTCACTCCACCGGTGCTCGTGATCGGCGCGGGTGCGGCCGGTGCCCGCGTCGCTATCGAACTCGCCGAATCGGGCGTCGACCCGCTGGTGATCGGCAAGCGGGATCACGGCGACGCCCACACGACGTGGGCTGCCGGCGGCGTCAACGCCGCACTCGGTTCGCTCGACGAGGCAGACGACTGGACGATCCACGCCGCGGACACGCTGAACGAGGGCCACCACCTGAACGATCCCGAGGCCGTCGAACTCACTGCCCGTGAGATGCCCGCCCGCATCCGCGAACTCGACGAGTGGGGGATGGATCTCGACCGCACAGCGGACGGGAAGATCAACCAGCGATACTTCGGTGCCCAGTCCTACCGGCGCACGTGTTTCGTCGGCGACCGGACGGGTGAGGCCATGCTCGAGACGTTGATCGACCGAGCCCAAGAACTCGAGGTCCCCTACCGGGAGAACGTGATGATCACGCGACTGCTCTCGGACGGCGAGCGGGTCTCGGGTGCCGTCGGGTTCGACGTGGAATCGGGCCGAGGGCTGGTGTTTCGGTCGAACCACGTCGTCCTCGCGGCCGGCGGCTTCTCCGCGGTCTACGAACGGCACTCCTCGAGAGACGACGAGAACAACGGCGACGCACAGGCGCTGGCGCTCGAAGCAGGTGCGAGCCTGCTTGATCTCGAGTTCGTCCAGTTCCATCCGACGGGAATGGTCGGCGAACGCTACGGGGAAGAGTGGGACGGCCGACTCGTCACCGAGGCTGTCCGTGGTGAAGGCGGTCGCCTCTACAACGCAGAGGGCGAGCGGTTCATGGAACGGTACTCGCCCGACCAGATGGAACTTGACGCCCGAGACGTGGTCGCCCGTGCGATCGGCCGCGAGATCGAAGACGGACGGGGAACCGAGTACGGCGGCGTCTACCTCGATATCTCTCACCGCGACGGCGACTACGTCCGCGAGCGCCTCCCGCGGATGGTCGAGCGCTTCGAGTCGCTGGGCGTCGACATCACCGAGGAACCGATCGAAGTCGCTCCGACGGCCCACTACACGATGGGTGGCGTCGACGTCGACTTCAGGACGGGCGAAACCGGCGTCGACGGACTGTACGCCGTGGGCGAGACGGTGGCGGGTGTCCACGGTGCGAATCGACTTGGCGGCAACTCGCTGGCCGAGACCGTCGCAATCGGGAAACTGGTCGGCGAACACGTCGCCGACGCCCTCGAGGCCGGCGACACCGATCCGGAGTTGACTGACGACCAGCGAGCCGTCACCGAACGGGAGTTCCAGGCCCTCGAGTCGCTTGCAGACGCCGACGGGGACGTAGCTCCAAGGACACTGCTTGCAGCGCTCCGAGAACTGATGTGGGATCACGCCGGTATCCTCCGCGACGAGGACGAACTTCGCGACGGCCTCGAGAGACTCGCTGCGCTTCGAGAGCGAACGGCCGACTTGGGTGTCGCTGGCGACCGAACCTCGAAGTCTTTCGAGTATGCCGTCGACCTCTCGTTTAGCCTCACCGTCGCCGAGACGATGCTGCAGATGGCCCTCGAGCGGACCGAATCCCGCGGCGCACACCACCGGACCGACTATCCCGAGACCGACAAAGAGTGGCGAACCAACCTCGTCGTCTCGGCCGAGGACGGCGAACTCGCAATCCGACGGCGTGGTGTCGGCGAACCCAGTCGTTCCGTCCAGGAGGCGCTCGAGGAAGGGTACGAACTGGACTACCACCACCTCGAGTAA
- a CDS encoding 3-hydroxyacyl-CoA dehydrogenase/enoyl-CoA hydratase family protein — MEFEDINTVAVLGAGNMGHGIAEVAAMAGYDVNMRDIKEEFVQDGYDQIEWSLGKLAENDQLSEDEADAALERVTPLVDMEEAVSDADVIIEAVPEKMEIKKDVYGDVEEHAPDRAIFATNTSSLSITELAEVTDRPEQFCGMHFFNPPVRMPLVEVISGGESAEETLDTVEALADDFGKSPVRVHKDAPGFIVNRILVPLMNEASWLVTQDEATIAEVDSTTKYGMGLPMGSFELGDQVGNDVSYHVLEYMHEVLGDAYEPAPLLEEKVENEELGKKTGKGFYDYEDGEGVDIPTDEQAELVEKRLLASMANEVAKLIGNDVAPPESIDEAVQLGAGFPDGPVKLVDEYGLEELHATLEEAYEETGHKRYEPADFLTDRADEGGFYETGEDDDGVDFEVIRIEYPGDMVGHVVLDRPHRMNTISDDVLAELSTAVDLLEDDDEVRAILVTGEGDKAFSAGADVQSMAGSGADPIEGQELSRAGQQAFGELESCEMPVVAGIDGYCLGGGMELATCADMRVASERSEFGQPELDLGLIPGWGGTQRLKHIVGEGRAKEIILTAERYDAETMEAYGFVNEVVDNDDLEDRALEVATDLAGGPPIAQKFTKRAFLAGRDDTDAGLEYEASAFGHLMATDDLMEGITAFMGDGDPEFEGK; from the coding sequence ATGGAGTTCGAAGACATCAACACCGTCGCAGTTCTCGGTGCAGGTAACATGGGTCACGGTATCGCGGAAGTCGCTGCCATGGCTGGCTACGACGTGAACATGCGCGACATCAAAGAGGAGTTCGTCCAGGACGGCTACGACCAGATCGAGTGGTCGCTGGGCAAACTCGCCGAAAACGACCAGCTTAGCGAGGACGAGGCCGACGCCGCCCTCGAACGGGTGACACCACTGGTCGACATGGAGGAGGCGGTTTCGGACGCCGACGTCATCATCGAGGCCGTCCCAGAGAAGATGGAGATCAAGAAAGACGTCTACGGCGACGTCGAAGAACACGCCCCTGACCGTGCAATCTTTGCGACGAACACTTCGAGCCTCTCGATTACGGAACTGGCGGAGGTCACGGACCGCCCCGAACAGTTCTGTGGCATGCACTTTTTCAATCCGCCGGTCCGGATGCCGTTGGTCGAAGTCATCTCCGGTGGCGAAAGCGCCGAGGAGACTCTCGACACCGTCGAGGCCCTCGCCGACGACTTCGGCAAATCACCGGTTCGCGTCCACAAGGATGCGCCAGGCTTCATCGTTAACCGTATTCTCGTTCCCCTGATGAACGAGGCTTCCTGGCTCGTCACCCAAGACGAGGCGACCATCGCCGAGGTCGACTCGACCACCAAGTACGGAATGGGGCTCCCGATGGGCAGCTTCGAACTCGGTGACCAGGTCGGTAACGACGTCAGCTACCACGTCCTCGAGTACATGCACGAGGTACTCGGCGACGCCTACGAGCCTGCGCCCCTGCTCGAGGAGAAAGTCGAGAACGAGGAACTCGGCAAGAAGACCGGCAAGGGCTTTTACGACTACGAGGACGGCGAGGGCGTCGACATCCCGACCGACGAACAGGCCGAACTCGTCGAGAAGCGGCTGCTGGCTTCGATGGCAAACGAGGTCGCGAAACTGATCGGCAACGACGTCGCGCCGCCCGAATCGATCGACGAGGCCGTCCAGCTCGGCGCTGGTTTCCCCGACGGCCCTGTCAAGCTGGTCGACGAATACGGCCTCGAGGAACTCCACGCCACTCTCGAGGAGGCCTACGAGGAGACGGGCCACAAACGCTACGAGCCCGCCGACTTCCTCACGGACCGTGCCGACGAAGGTGGCTTCTACGAGACCGGCGAGGACGACGACGGCGTCGATTTCGAGGTCATCCGCATCGAATACCCTGGCGACATGGTCGGCCACGTCGTCCTCGACCGGCCACACCGGATGAACACGATCAGCGACGACGTGCTCGCGGAGCTCTCGACTGCAGTCGACCTGCTCGAGGACGACGACGAGGTCCGTGCGATTCTCGTCACCGGTGAGGGCGACAAAGCCTTCTCCGCCGGTGCTGACGTCCAGAGCATGGCTGGCAGTGGTGCCGACCCGATCGAGGGCCAGGAGCTTTCGCGTGCGGGCCAGCAGGCCTTCGGCGAACTCGAGTCCTGTGAGATGCCCGTCGTCGCCGGCATCGACGGCTACTGTCTCGGCGGTGGCATGGAACTGGCGACCTGTGCGGACATGCGCGTCGCCAGCGAGCGGTCGGAGTTTGGCCAGCCCGAACTCGACCTCGGTCTCATTCCGGGCTGGGGCGGCACCCAGCGACTCAAGCACATCGTCGGCGAGGGCCGCGCAAAGGAGATCATCCTCACCGCCGAGCGCTACGACGCCGAGACGATGGAAGCGTACGGCTTCGTCAACGAAGTCGTCGACAACGACGACCTCGAGGACCGCGCGCTCGAGGTGGCGACCGACCTCGCCGGCGGGCCGCCAATCGCCCAGAAGTTCACCAAGCGCGCCTTCCTCGCGGGCCGCGACGACACCGACGCTGGCCTCGAGTACGAGGCCTCGGCGTTCGGCCACCTGATGGCGACCGACGATCTCATGGAGGGCATCACGGCTTTCATGGGGGATGGCGACCCCGAATTCGAGGGGAAGTGA
- a CDS encoding acyl-CoA dehydrogenase family protein produces MEFGLTEEQEQIREEIQRFAENEIVPVAGEYDTEEKYPHEVVDKAAEMGLTGPYIPMEYSGAGYSILDTAIITEELFSYDPGIALSIVSTSFGCEAIMNFGTEDQKERFLEPVALGEKISGAAISEPDTGSDVSSVSTRAEKDGDEWVINGNKMWITNGTVADFLVVLCETNPDAEGRYNGFSQLIVETDRDGVKTEKITGKLGIRSSDTAEVIFDDVRVPEENLVGTKDAAFMQQMQFFDETRVAVAAQGVGIAKGAIRASLEYAQDREQFGKSISEFQAIQHKLAEMETDTEAARNLTYKAAWNVDQGGDVTKLASMAKEYASRVAVDVADEAVQIHGGAGYVDDFPVERFYRDAKITQIYEGTSEIQKNVIAREMLGKGF; encoded by the coding sequence ATGGAATTCGGACTCACCGAAGAGCAAGAACAGATTCGCGAGGAAATCCAGCGGTTCGCGGAAAACGAGATCGTCCCCGTCGCCGGCGAGTACGACACCGAGGAAAAGTACCCACACGAGGTCGTCGACAAAGCCGCCGAGATGGGACTGACCGGTCCCTACATCCCGATGGAGTACAGCGGAGCCGGCTACTCGATCCTCGACACTGCGATCATCACCGAGGAACTGTTCTCCTACGATCCCGGTATCGCGCTGTCGATCGTCTCCACCTCCTTCGGCTGTGAGGCGATCATGAACTTCGGCACCGAAGACCAGAAAGAACGGTTCCTCGAGCCCGTCGCACTGGGCGAGAAGATCTCGGGTGCTGCGATCTCCGAACCCGACACCGGCTCGGACGTCTCTTCGGTCTCGACGCGGGCCGAGAAAGACGGCGACGAGTGGGTCATCAACGGCAACAAGATGTGGATCACCAACGGGACCGTCGCGGACTTCCTTGTCGTCCTCTGTGAGACCAACCCCGACGCCGAAGGCCGATACAACGGCTTCAGCCAGCTCATCGTCGAAACCGACCGCGACGGCGTCAAGACCGAAAAGATCACCGGCAAACTAGGCATCCGCTCGTCCGACACGGCCGAAGTAATCTTCGACGACGTCCGCGTCCCCGAAGAGAACCTCGTCGGAACCAAAGACGCCGCGTTCATGCAGCAGATGCAGTTCTTCGACGAAACGCGCGTCGCCGTCGCCGCACAGGGCGTCGGTATCGCGAAAGGTGCGATCCGTGCGTCCCTCGAGTACGCACAGGACCGCGAACAGTTCGGCAAGTCGATCTCCGAGTTCCAGGCGATCCAGCACAAACTCGCCGAGATGGAGACCGACACCGAAGCCGCTCGCAACCTGACCTACAAGGCCGCCTGGAACGTCGACCAGGGCGGCGACGTCACCAAACTCGCCTCGATGGCCAAAGAGTACGCCTCCCGCGTCGCCGTCGACGTCGCCGACGAAGCCGTCCAGATCCACGGTGGGGCCGGCTACGTCGACGACTTCCCCGTCGAACGCTTCTACCGCGACGCCAAGATCACCCAGATCTACGAGGGCACCAGCGAAATCCAGAAGAACGTCATCGCCCGCGAGATGCTCGGCAAGGGCTTCTAG
- a CDS encoding metal-dependent hydrolase, which yields MQPIVHPVVGYLCYAVYARWADGEPPASTPAAVAIVAAAFPDLLDQPLYHAGVMPVGRTVGHSLLFAIPLVAIVWLVARRHGRERLGVAVAIGYGSHVATDVPWHVLAGDYHELGFLLWPVTYMPEYSGVKPLGTVPGLGLEATTLWLEAVIFVAGLALWWHDGRPGLERVRP from the coding sequence GTGCAACCGATCGTCCACCCGGTGGTAGGGTATCTCTGTTACGCGGTCTATGCCCGATGGGCCGACGGCGAGCCACCAGCATCGACCCCGGCAGCAGTAGCGATCGTCGCTGCCGCTTTCCCCGACCTGCTAGATCAACCGCTGTACCACGCGGGAGTGATGCCGGTCGGCCGAACGGTCGGTCACTCGTTGCTCTTTGCGATTCCCCTCGTCGCTATCGTGTGGCTCGTCGCTCGACGCCACGGACGGGAACGCCTCGGCGTCGCCGTCGCGATCGGATACGGGTCCCACGTCGCGACCGATGTCCCCTGGCACGTTCTGGCCGGCGACTACCACGAACTCGGCTTTCTCCTGTGGCCGGTCACGTACATGCCCGAGTACAGCGGCGTCAAACCGCTGGGGACGGTGCCCGGACTGGGGCTCGAGGCGACGACGCTGTGGCTCGAGGCAGTGATCTTCGTCGCCGGACTCGCGCTGTGGTGGCACGACGGGCGGCCAGGACTCGAACGAGTGCGACCGTGA
- the nikR gene encoding nickel-responsive transcriptional regulator NikR → MAVVSVSMPDELLERLDQFAEEHGYTGRSEVVREASRNLLGEFEDTRLEDRDLMGIVTVLFDYETTSVEERMMHLRHEHEELVASNFHSHVGDHYCMELFVLEGELEDISTFVGKIRATQDALTVDYSVIPVDDFDPIAQGR, encoded by the coding sequence ATGGCAGTCGTCAGCGTCTCGATGCCCGACGAACTTCTCGAGCGACTCGACCAGTTCGCCGAAGAGCACGGCTACACCGGCCGAAGCGAGGTCGTCCGGGAGGCCTCCCGAAACCTGCTCGGCGAGTTCGAGGACACTCGACTCGAGGACCGCGACCTGATGGGGATCGTCACGGTTCTGTTCGACTACGAGACCACAAGCGTCGAAGAGCGGATGATGCACCTCCGTCACGAGCACGAAGAACTCGTCGCCTCGAACTTCCACAGCCACGTCGGCGACCACTACTGTATGGAGTTGTTCGTACTCGAGGGCGAACTCGAGGACATCTCGACGTTCGTCGGCAAAATTCGTGCGACCCAGGACGCGTTGACGGTCGATTACTCGGTCATCCCGGTCGACGACTTCGATCCGATCGCCCAGGGCCGATAA
- a CDS encoding acyl-CoA dehydrogenase family protein, protein MEPLDDTIVPEHAREIKAEAREFADEHIRPNAEEYFSSGEYPHEVLEAGQEATLVAQDIPEEWGGRGLELPELLAVTEEFYRADAGIALTLQLASFGCELIYEYGSDEQCEEYLRPVAEGDQLSGLAVSEPETGSDLAGIETRARKEGGEWVINGEKYWIGNGVEADWITLYARTGDDEENRYGNHSMFIVPTDADGYEAEHIPEKMAMRASKQAHVEFDDCRIPEENLIGTEGAGFWMLAEFFNHGRVVVAGHGLGIAAAALEEAWAFTHGREEFGRTISEFQAVQHGLADMLLEFESARALTWRACEKVQDGENAGYWAALAKTKATETAVEVSEQGMQFHGGRSILDDRRIARTYRDARIPVIYEGANEIQRNLIYGQAQ, encoded by the coding sequence ATGGAACCACTCGACGATACCATCGTTCCGGAGCACGCACGCGAGATCAAAGCCGAGGCCCGCGAGTTCGCCGACGAACACATCCGGCCGAACGCCGAGGAGTACTTCAGTTCGGGCGAGTACCCACACGAGGTTCTCGAGGCCGGTCAGGAGGCAACCCTCGTCGCCCAGGACATCCCCGAGGAGTGGGGTGGTCGCGGGCTCGAGTTGCCGGAGTTGCTCGCGGTCACCGAAGAGTTCTACCGGGCCGACGCGGGTATCGCGCTGACGCTGCAACTCGCGAGTTTCGGCTGCGAGCTGATCTACGAGTATGGCAGCGACGAGCAGTGCGAGGAGTACCTGCGGCCGGTCGCGGAAGGCGACCAGCTCTCGGGACTGGCGGTCTCGGAGCCCGAGACCGGCAGCGACCTCGCAGGAATCGAGACACGCGCGAGGAAGGAAGGAGGCGAGTGGGTGATAAACGGCGAGAAGTACTGGATCGGAAACGGCGTCGAGGCCGACTGGATCACCCTCTACGCCCGCACTGGCGACGACGAGGAGAATCGGTATGGCAACCACTCGATGTTCATCGTCCCGACCGACGCCGACGGCTACGAGGCCGAACACATCCCCGAGAAGATGGCGATGCGTGCCTCCAAGCAGGCCCACGTCGAGTTCGACGACTGCCGCATCCCCGAGGAGAACCTGATCGGCACCGAAGGCGCGGGCTTCTGGATGCTCGCGGAATTTTTCAACCACGGCCGGGTCGTCGTCGCGGGCCACGGACTCGGCATCGCCGCGGCCGCCCTCGAGGAAGCCTGGGCGTTCACCCACGGCCGCGAAGAGTTCGGCCGGACGATTTCGGAGTTCCAGGCCGTCCAGCACGGCCTCGCCGATATGTTACTCGAGTTCGAGAGCGCTCGAGCACTGACCTGGCGTGCCTGCGAGAAAGTTCAGGACGGTGAGAACGCCGGCTACTGGGCCGCACTGGCGAAGACGAAGGCGACCGAGACGGCCGTCGAGGTCTCCGAACAGGGAATGCAGTTCCACGGCGGCCGCTCGATCCTCGACGACCGGCGGATCGCCCGCACCTATCGCGACGCCCGCATCCCAGTCATCTACGAGGGGGCAAACGAGATCCAGCGAAACCTGATCTACGGGCAGGCACAGTAG
- a CDS encoding cupin domain-containing protein translates to MSYRKVNYEDVDQVSSAMHFLSDPLETAQVGVTVARCDPGWKSKPHDHTDNDHEEVYVLIEGEATVVVDDEPVEMEAGDALSIPPEATRQIRNGNGESAFVLVSAPSIADDEGDDEWLLSGFAG, encoded by the coding sequence ATGAGCTATCGAAAGGTCAACTACGAGGACGTCGACCAGGTCTCGAGCGCCATGCACTTCCTGTCGGACCCGCTCGAGACAGCGCAGGTCGGCGTCACCGTCGCGCGTTGCGATCCGGGCTGGAAAAGCAAACCCCACGACCACACTGACAACGACCACGAGGAAGTCTACGTCCTCATCGAGGGTGAGGCGACGGTCGTGGTCGACGACGAGCCGGTCGAGATGGAGGCTGGCGACGCCCTCTCGATCCCGCCGGAGGCGACCCGCCAGATCAGAAACGGTAACGGGGAAAGCGCGTTCGTCCTCGTCAGCGCACCGAGCATCGCAGACGACGAAGGCGATGACGAGTGGCTCCTGTCTGGATTCGCAGGCTGA
- a CDS encoding heavy metal translocating P-type ATPase, whose amino-acid sequence MSELSSETPDSSRRLELLVPEMDCPSCAGKIRKSVEALEGIDEIEPRVTSGRLVVDYDPTVATPDEIRERVRAAGYAIEAAGGELTLSVPEMDCPSCAGKVENALAALEGVGGIETRPTSGRVTVSVAADTDSETLVDAVESAGYDATLLSDDGDPLSEKQAVWRSRRAVGTAVGAVLVTAGIALEFVVPGIDPLLGTIAGREYALSHVLFIVAVVVAGTPILRNGYYSARNRSLDIDFLMTVGIVASVAAHHPFEGALLAVLFSVAELLERFSMDRARDSLRELMDLSPDTATVKRDGGEETIPADELVVGDVVVVRPGEKIPADGIVRDGESAVDQSPITGESVPEDKTEGDEVYAGTIAESGYLEVEVESAGDDSTLARIIRMVEDAEREKTEREQFIDRFASVYTPIVVVLAAAAAVVPPLAFGASWSYWFVVGLTLLVISCPCALVISTPVSVVSGITSAARNGVLIKGGRHLEAVGDSDVLAVDKTGTLTEGDLSVTDVIPLEGADEAEVLRRASAAERRSEHPIGQSIVGYADEQGVDADCEVGDFEALTGKGVRAEIDGETHYVGKPDLFDGLADLEHVHVTTDGGVALESLGYETASKCNRPGCLDVVADVVPKLEAEGKTVVIVGSEDGPLGVIAVADRVRPEAEWAVSQLQDQGVRVVMLTGDNEGTARAIANEVGIDEYHAELLPEEKLEWIRRLENTEDDEDGSQDDAHVAMVGDGINDAPALATATVGIAMGAAGTDTALETADVALMGDDLTRLPYLYELSGKANGVIRQNIWSSLAVKAVLAVGAPFGIVTVIHAVVVGDMGMSLGVTGNAMRLANVEPETPEAIAEIER is encoded by the coding sequence ATGAGTGAGTTGTCTTCCGAGACGCCGGACTCGAGTCGTCGACTCGAGCTTCTGGTGCCCGAGATGGACTGTCCTTCCTGTGCCGGGAAGATACGCAAAAGCGTCGAGGCGCTCGAGGGCATCGACGAGATCGAACCACGAGTGACGAGCGGCCGCCTGGTCGTCGACTACGATCCGACGGTCGCCACTCCCGACGAGATCCGAGAGCGCGTTCGAGCCGCAGGTTACGCGATCGAAGCTGCAGGCGGCGAGCTCACGCTGTCGGTCCCCGAGATGGATTGTCCCTCCTGTGCTGGCAAGGTCGAGAACGCACTCGCCGCCCTCGAGGGCGTTGGCGGAATCGAGACGCGGCCGACGTCGGGTCGCGTGACGGTGTCGGTTGCGGCGGACACCGACTCGGAGACGCTCGTCGACGCCGTCGAAAGTGCAGGCTACGACGCGACGCTGCTGTCGGACGACGGTGACCCGCTCTCCGAGAAGCAGGCGGTCTGGCGGAGTCGCCGGGCCGTCGGGACTGCCGTCGGTGCCGTCCTCGTGACCGCCGGAATCGCGCTCGAGTTCGTCGTTCCCGGAATCGACCCGCTGCTGGGAACGATCGCGGGACGGGAGTACGCGCTTTCGCATGTCCTCTTTATCGTGGCTGTCGTCGTTGCCGGAACGCCGATTCTGCGCAATGGCTACTACTCGGCGCGAAACCGGAGCCTGGACATCGACTTCTTGATGACCGTCGGCATCGTCGCCTCCGTCGCGGCTCACCATCCGTTCGAGGGGGCGTTGCTTGCGGTGTTGTTCTCGGTCGCGGAGTTACTCGAGCGGTTCTCGATGGACCGTGCCCGGGATTCGCTGCGGGAACTGATGGATCTCTCGCCGGACACCGCGACGGTCAAACGCGACGGGGGTGAGGAGACGATCCCCGCGGACGAACTCGTCGTCGGCGACGTGGTCGTCGTCCGACCGGGCGAGAAGATTCCCGCGGACGGGATCGTCCGCGACGGCGAGAGTGCGGTCGACCAGTCCCCGATCACGGGCGAGAGCGTCCCCGAAGACAAAACCGAGGGCGACGAGGTGTACGCCGGCACGATCGCCGAATCGGGCTATCTCGAGGTCGAAGTCGAGAGTGCGGGAGACGACTCGACGCTCGCCCGGATCATCCGGATGGTCGAGGACGCCGAACGCGAAAAGACCGAACGCGAGCAGTTTATCGACCGGTTCGCGAGCGTCTACACGCCGATCGTGGTTGTGCTCGCGGCCGCGGCTGCGGTCGTGCCGCCGCTTGCCTTCGGCGCGTCCTGGAGCTACTGGTTCGTCGTCGGCCTGACGCTGCTCGTGATCTCCTGTCCCTGCGCGCTGGTCATCTCGACGCCAGTCAGCGTCGTCTCGGGGATCACGAGCGCCGCCCGCAACGGCGTCCTCATCAAGGGCGGACGCCACCTCGAGGCGGTCGGCGATAGCGACGTGCTCGCGGTCGACAAGACGGGGACGTTGACCGAGGGCGACCTTTCGGTGACCGACGTGATTCCGCTCGAGGGGGCAGACGAAGCCGAGGTCCTCCGGCGTGCGAGTGCAGCCGAACGACGCAGCGAGCACCCGATCGGTCAGTCGATCGTCGGCTACGCGGACGAACAGGGAGTCGACGCCGACTGCGAGGTCGGCGACTTCGAGGCGTTGACTGGCAAAGGCGTTCGTGCGGAAATCGACGGCGAAACCCACTACGTCGGCAAGCCCGACTTGTTCGACGGCCTCGCGGACCTCGAGCACGTCCACGTGACGACCGACGGCGGCGTTGCACTCGAGTCGCTGGGATACGAGACTGCCTCGAAATGTAATCGTCCGGGCTGTCTGGACGTGGTTGCCGACGTCGTGCCGAAACTCGAGGCTGAGGGGAAGACGGTCGTGATCGTCGGCTCCGAGGACGGACCACTCGGCGTGATCGCCGTCGCCGACCGCGTTCGGCCCGAAGCCGAGTGGGCCGTCTCCCAACTGCAAGACCAGGGGGTTCGCGTCGTGATGCTCACTGGCGACAACGAGGGCACCGCGCGAGCGATCGCGAACGAGGTCGGAATCGACGAGTACCACGCCGAACTCCTGCCGGAGGAGAAACTCGAGTGGATTCGACGACTCGAGAACACCGAGGACGACGAGGACGGTTCCCAGGACGACGCCCACGTCGCCATGGTCGGCGATGGGATCAACGACGCACCCGCGCTGGCGACCGCGACCGTCGGAATCGCGATGGGCGCTGCGGGGACCGACACCGCACTCGAGACGGCCGACGTGGCGTTGATGGGCGACGATCTCACCCGGCTGCCGTACCTCTACGAACTCTCGGGGAAGGCAAACGGCGTCATCCGGCAGAACATCTGGTCGAGCCTCGCGGTGAAGGCAGTGCTCGCTGTCGGCGCACCGTTTGGCATCGTCACGGTGATCCACGCCGTCGTCGTCGGCGACATGGGGATGAGTCTGGGCGTGACGGGCAACGCGATGCGACTCGCGAACGTCGAGCCGGAGACACCCGAAGCGATAGCCGAGATCGAGCGGTAA